A region from the Rhodospirillaceae bacterium genome encodes:
- a CDS encoding diguanylate cyclase: MQYPDEKILIVEDSRFNAQILSKAVSSLAPVSIASTGTQALEMMGKEDFDVVLLDIMLPDVDGFEICRRTVESGKEPLPAIIFVTSKDEAEEEEKGLSLGAVDYLYKPIVASIVRARVNNHLQLSRARRELLSANEELTRLSSTDPLTGVFNRRHFFEVMEKEISRAERYKQDYALLALDLDHFKSVNDSFGHDRGDAVLENVAKSWSEVLRIHDVLGRIGGEEFLIFLPHTDREKAEVVAGRLLEATRKLEIPDGKDGIIKITASIGIAIADPDCSKSLTICADKALYRAKAEGRDCAVTNAKAPDCCEENQ; this comes from the coding sequence ATGCAATATCCCGACGAGAAAATCCTGATCGTCGAAGATTCCAGGTTTAATGCCCAGATCCTGTCAAAGGCAGTGTCATCGCTGGCCCCTGTCAGCATTGCATCAACGGGGACGCAAGCCCTTGAAATGATGGGTAAGGAGGATTTCGACGTTGTTCTGCTTGATATCATGCTGCCTGATGTTGACGGTTTTGAAATTTGCCGCCGGACAGTCGAGTCCGGCAAAGAACCGTTACCTGCGATCATCTTTGTGACCTCCAAAGACGAGGCTGAAGAAGAGGAAAAAGGTCTTTCCCTTGGCGCCGTTGATTATCTTTATAAACCGATTGTCGCTTCCATCGTCCGCGCCCGGGTCAACAACCACCTGCAGCTTAGCCGCGCTCGTCGTGAGCTTTTGTCTGCCAATGAAGAATTGACCCGCTTGTCAAGTACAGATCCGTTGACCGGCGTTTTCAATCGCCGTCATTTTTTTGAGGTCATGGAAAAGGAAATTAGCCGGGCCGAACGCTATAAACAGGATTACGCCTTGCTGGCCCTTGATCTTGACCATTTTAAATCGGTCAATGACAGCTTTGGCCATGACAGGGGTGACGCGGTTTTAGAAAATGTCGCCAAATCCTGGAGTGAGGTTTTGCGCATTCACGATGTTCTTGGCCGCATCGGCGGTGAGGAATTTCTGATTTTTCTGCCCCATACGGACAGGGAGAAGGCCGAGGTTGTTGCCGGTCGCTTGCTGGAGGCGACCCGGAAATTGGAAATTCCTGATGGAAAAGACGGAATTATTAAGATTACTGCCAGCATCGGCATCGCCATTGCCGATCCGGATTGCAGCAAATCCTTGACCATCTGTGCTGACAAGGCCTTGTACCGGGCCAAGGCCGAAGGTCGGGATTGCGCCGTAACCAATGCCAAGGCGCCTGATTGCTGCGAGGAAAACCAATGA
- a CDS encoding LysR family transcriptional regulator, translating into MAISVAHLRAFHGVAMEGGFSKAARAQNISQSTLSLHVSALEEGYGVQLFERRGRKVTLTKFGADLLPITGKLFESMEQVETLLTGAMDLKGGYLLLGATGPHQLIPFMKAFKDQYPEPRLSLFLDNSEKLLISLKERHIDVAVHSAPPRGEGFGVIPLSIDPVVVCLAPDHLLAKKKAIKLNDLIEETLIVREKATYIRGLIDDALARTGLQPADILETDSWQAVHELVIAGLGVSLMSVADAGSDDRIVRVPLNDPALEITEYLIFDPQRRRLKTVRAFLDLVEKITGEPWYTL; encoded by the coding sequence ATGGCAATAAGTGTAGCACACCTTCGCGCCTTCCATGGTGTCGCCATGGAGGGCGGTTTTTCAAAAGCGGCGCGGGCCCAGAATATCTCGCAATCAACGCTCTCTCTGCATGTTTCCGCACTCGAGGAAGGATACGGTGTTCAGTTGTTTGAACGTCGGGGACGTAAAGTAACCCTAACAAAATTCGGGGCCGATTTACTACCGATCACAGGCAAACTGTTTGAAAGCATGGAGCAGGTGGAAACGCTGCTGACCGGGGCGATGGATTTAAAAGGCGGCTATCTTTTGCTGGGCGCAACCGGCCCTCATCAGCTCATCCCCTTTATGAAAGCCTTCAAGGACCAGTATCCCGAACCCCGGCTATCGCTTTTCCTTGATAACAGCGAAAAGCTTCTGATTTCCCTGAAAGAACGCCATATCGATGTTGCCGTCCACTCAGCACCGCCGCGGGGCGAGGGTTTCGGAGTCATTCCCTTAAGCATCGATCCGGTCGTCGTTTGCCTTGCCCCGGACCATCTTCTGGCAAAAAAGAAAGCGATCAAGCTGAATGACCTGATCGAGGAGACCCTGATTGTCAGAGAGAAGGCAACCTATATCCGTGGCTTGATTGACGACGCCTTGGCCAGGACCGGGCTGCAACCAGCAGACATTTTGGAAACTGACAGCTGGCAGGCGGTCCATGAACTTGTTATTGCCGGCCTTGGCGTCAGCCTGATGTCCGTTGCCGATGCCGGTTCGGATGACCGCATCGTGCGGGTGCCACTCAATGATCCGGCACTGGAAATCACCGAATACCTGATCTTTGACCCCCAAAGGCGGCGTTTGAAAACGGTCAGGGCATTTCTTGACCTGGTCGAGAAAATAACCGGAGAACCCTGGTACACATTGTAG
- a CDS encoding 4Fe-4S binding protein gives MTGENNKILICDCDASMSLDAKALSKALDDAPVSSHTSLCRAQIENLSRELAGDTPVTVACTQEVPVFLEAIDEQEKPPAVTFVNIRERAGWSGEGKKAGPKIAALIAEAAVPVKPAINLTLESNGSVLILGRDEMALGAAIRLSQRLDVTLVFQNTTKESVMPPALMDFPVFSGAVETASGHLGNFEIAFSALAPSLPSSKGNYTFGQPGSPNPLKTDLILDLSGSDPLFTGSEKRDGYFNPSTSDPVSIERALFDLADMVGEFEKPRYVDYDGAICAHGRNGIPGCTLCVDLCPTGAITSADERVAIDPYICAGCGSCAGSCPTGAIEYAMPGGVDTLARLRTLLATYLKAGGKNPVLMIHDRTFGDEMIATIARSGKGLPAGVLPFLLNEVTQAGIDTLLAGIAYGASQILVMTPPHKQDEQDGLNQQLATSNAILKGLGYGEDRLSLIDQADPESVEARLYALSPPASVGAATFMALGNKRQRLNQILESLHGQAPAPVDVIELEQGAPFGAVVINTEGCTLCLSCVNACPAKALRDNPDAPELKFQESNCIQCGLCKTTCPENVISLNPHIDFTTLNAQAIILKKEEPFECIRCSKPFGVSSTIEKMIEKMRGHSMFQDPKSLDRLRMCDDCRVIDMAEGEEHPWASKQRGTKTTEDYLKEREDLRQQAAEAMENDSPDDD, from the coding sequence ATGACCGGGGAAAACAACAAAATTCTTATCTGCGACTGTGACGCCAGTATGAGTCTGGACGCCAAGGCTCTTTCCAAGGCCCTTGATGACGCCCCGGTCTCCTCCCACACCAGTTTATGTCGGGCCCAGATTGAAAACCTGTCCAGGGAACTGGCGGGAGATACACCCGTTACTGTGGCCTGTACCCAGGAAGTGCCGGTATTCCTTGAAGCCATCGACGAGCAGGAAAAACCCCCGGCGGTGACGTTTGTAAATATCCGCGAGCGCGCCGGCTGGTCCGGTGAAGGCAAGAAAGCAGGCCCAAAAATTGCTGCCCTGATCGCCGAAGCCGCCGTCCCGGTTAAACCGGCAATCAATCTGACCCTTGAATCTAATGGATCCGTCTTGATCCTTGGGCGGGACGAAATGGCGCTAGGGGCGGCCATACGTCTGTCACAACGCCTTGATGTCACCCTGGTTTTTCAAAACACGACCAAGGAATCCGTCATGCCGCCAGCATTGATGGATTTTCCCGTGTTTTCGGGCGCCGTTGAGACCGCGAGCGGGCACCTGGGCAATTTCGAGATCGCTTTTTCAGCCCTCGCCCCCAGTCTGCCTTCATCAAAGGGCAACTACACATTTGGGCAACCGGGTTCGCCAAACCCGTTGAAGACCGATCTTATTCTCGACCTGAGCGGGTCAGACCCCCTGTTCACCGGATCAGAGAAACGCGATGGTTATTTCAATCCGTCGACAAGCGATCCGGTCAGCATCGAACGCGCCTTGTTCGATCTTGCCGATATGGTCGGAGAATTCGAGAAACCCCGTTATGTGGACTATGACGGCGCCATCTGCGCCCATGGTCGCAATGGTATTCCCGGCTGCACCCTGTGCGTTGATCTGTGCCCGACCGGCGCCATTACATCAGCCGATGAGCGCGTCGCCATAGACCCCTATATCTGCGCTGGCTGTGGAAGTTGCGCCGGGTCCTGCCCGACCGGTGCTATCGAGTACGCCATGCCGGGTGGCGTTGATACCCTGGCGCGTCTGCGCACGTTGCTGGCAACGTATCTTAAAGCCGGAGGCAAGAATCCTGTCCTTATGATTCATGACCGGACATTCGGTGATGAAATGATCGCCACAATAGCCCGTTCCGGCAAAGGACTACCGGCAGGAGTTTTGCCTTTCCTGCTGAACGAGGTCACCCAGGCCGGAATTGATACCCTGCTTGCCGGCATCGCTTACGGGGCATCTCAAATTCTGGTTATGACGCCACCCCACAAGCAGGACGAACAGGATGGCCTGAACCAGCAGCTCGCCACATCCAACGCTATTTTAAAGGGCCTGGGTTACGGGGAGGATCGCCTGTCCCTGATTGATCAGGCCGATCCCGAAAGTGTCGAAGCCCGCTTATATGCCCTGAGCCCGCCCGCATCCGTTGGCGCTGCAACCTTTATGGCACTGGGTAACAAGCGCCAGCGCCTGAACCAAATTCTCGAAAGTCTGCACGGCCAAGCGCCCGCCCCCGTTGATGTGATCGAACTGGAACAAGGCGCGCCATTCGGGGCCGTCGTTATTAACACCGAAGGCTGTACCCTTTGCCTGTCATGCGTTAACGCCTGCCCGGCAAAAGCCCTTAGAGACAACCCGGACGCACCGGAGCTGAAGTTCCAGGAAAGCAATTGCATTCAGTGCGGATTGTGCAAAACCACCTGCCCTGAAAATGTCATCAGCCTGAACCCGCACATCGACTTCACGACGCTGAACGCCCAGGCGATAATCTTAAAGAAGGAAGAGCCCTTTGAGTGTATCCGTTGCAGCAAGCCGTTCGGGGTCAGCTCGACGATTGAGAAGATGATCGAGAAAATGCGTGGCCACAGCATGTTCCAGGACCCCAAATCCCTGGACCGGTTACGCATGTGTGACGACTGCCGGGTCATCGATATGGCCGAAGGGGAAGAGCACCCCTGGGCATCAAAACAACGTGGCACGAAAACCACGGAGGATTATCTGAAAGAGCGCGAAGACCTGCGCCAGCAAGCCGCCGAAGCGATGGAAAATGACAGCCCTGATGATGATTAA
- the mobB gene encoding molybdopterin-guanine dinucleotide biosynthesis protein B, giving the protein MKIFGIVGMSGSGKTELLVKLIPELTARGVGVSTIKHTHHNVEVDKPGKDSYRHRKSGAKQVMVASAGRWSLIRELRDAPEPTLGELIEKLEPVDLLLIEGFKRESHAKLEVFRHDHEQELLAPGDDKIIAVASDGPIEGLSVPLIDLNDVSAVADFILSFNKLEKA; this is encoded by the coding sequence ATGAAAATTTTTGGCATCGTCGGCATGAGCGGCAGCGGCAAGACAGAATTACTGGTTAAGCTGATCCCCGAATTAACGGCCCGGGGGGTCGGGGTTTCGACCATCAAACATACTCATCACAATGTTGAAGTCGATAAACCGGGCAAGGATTCATACCGCCATCGCAAGTCCGGCGCCAAGCAAGTGATGGTTGCCTCTGCCGGGCGCTGGTCGCTTATCCGTGAACTGCGCGATGCCCCCGAACCAACGCTGGGGGAGCTCATTGAAAAACTGGAACCGGTCGATTTGTTGCTGATCGAAGGTTTCAAGCGCGAAAGTCATGCCAAGCTGGAAGTTTTCCGCCACGATCACGAACAGGAATTACTGGCCCCCGGTGACGATAAAATTATTGCCGTTGCCAGTGACGGCCCGATTGAGGGCTTAAGTGTGCCGTTGATTGATTTGAATGATGTCAGCGCCGTCGCCGATTTTATTTTGTCATTTAACAAGCTGGAAAAAGCTTAA
- a CDS encoding (Fe-S)-binding protein, translating into MSVSAAIETFVNNIDASAAAYLDSCVHCGQCAQACHFYETTGDVRYTPVWKLEPMRRVYKRHKAPLSGIKKMFGLVPDEVDEDMLKEWEELIYDSCTLCGRCTIVCPMGIDIAGLVRKSREAMVAAGLVPEGLNAAAKRVLEIGRPLGIKPEIMAKIVGEQAEEVGIPIELNKVGVDYMIILSAMEVLNFYEVIGALARIFKQAGVTWTISTEAYEATNVGIQMGDKEIARTLVQRIVDAAEKLQVKYVVSPECGHAYSALNWEGPNLVGKNYDFEVIHILELLDQLVREGRIKTKSELDQRRVTFHDPCQIVRRGGIVDEPRNLLHMVSDNFIEMENYGVANICCGGGGGVSSNSRAEELRIKSFGAKKKQLDAVGPEALVTACGNCRNVLEEAIDEFGMDLPVLGLTELVAEYLDD; encoded by the coding sequence ATGAGTGTTTCAGCCGCTATCGAAACTTTCGTCAATAATATTGATGCCTCTGCCGCGGCCTATCTGGATTCTTGTGTTCATTGTGGCCAGTGTGCCCAGGCTTGTCATTTTTATGAGACGACCGGCGATGTGCGCTACACACCGGTATGGAAGCTGGAACCCATGCGGCGTGTTTACAAACGCCATAAAGCTCCGCTTTCAGGCATCAAGAAGATGTTTGGCCTGGTTCCTGATGAAGTCGACGAAGATATGCTTAAAGAGTGGGAAGAGCTGATTTATGATTCATGCACCTTGTGTGGGCGTTGCACCATTGTTTGTCCTATGGGCATCGACATTGCGGGTCTTGTGCGCAAATCCCGTGAAGCGATGGTCGCCGCAGGGCTGGTGCCTGAAGGCCTGAACGCAGCCGCCAAGCGGGTGCTGGAAATTGGCCGCCCACTTGGTATTAAACCTGAAATCATGGCCAAGATTGTCGGCGAACAAGCCGAAGAAGTTGGCATCCCTATCGAACTTAATAAGGTCGGCGTTGACTACATGATTATCCTGTCAGCGATGGAAGTTCTGAACTTCTATGAAGTGATCGGTGCACTGGCGCGCATTTTCAAACAGGCCGGTGTGACCTGGACCATATCGACGGAAGCTTATGAGGCAACAAATGTCGGTATCCAGATGGGCGACAAGGAAATCGCCAGAACATTGGTCCAGCGTATCGTTGATGCGGCTGAAAAACTGCAGGTCAAATACGTTGTCAGTCCGGAATGTGGCCATGCCTATTCGGCGCTGAATTGGGAAGGCCCTAATCTTGTCGGCAAGAATTATGATTTTGAAGTTATTCATATTCTCGAGTTGCTCGACCAACTTGTCCGTGAAGGCCGGATCAAAACCAAAAGCGAGCTTGATCAACGCCGGGTCACTTTCCATGATCCATGCCAAATCGTCCGCCGGGGCGGTATCGTTGATGAACCGAGAAACCTTCTGCATATGGTAAGTGACAATTTCATCGAGATGGAAAATTATGGCGTCGCCAATATTTGTTGCGGCGGCGGTGGTGGCGTCAGTTCCAATTCAAGAGCCGAAGAATTGCGGATTAAATCATTTGGGGCCAAGAAGAAGCAACTTGATGCGGTGGGCCCCGAAGCGCTGGTTACGGCCTGTGGTAATTGCCGAAATGTTCTGGAAGAGGCCATCGACGAATTCGGGATGGACCTTCCCGTTCTGGGACTCACTGAACTGGTGGCCGAATACCTCGATGACTAA
- a CDS encoding formate dehydrogenase subunit gamma codes for MNKSMKKRLPFKRLTVMACFMMLFVWVFAAGMTGSFDLKSQAYAQTSGNVPGKTLGNQSDSDFWRQLRRGQPFDLSGTPGGMQVLIQTPGEEWRSLRNGPLSYWGGLLILVSLVFVIVFFLVHGRIKMTGGRTGRAVPRFSQPERWIHWFIASLFILLGFSGLFVMFGRYVISPIIGKDAWSAVASASMQAHNLLGPLFIVALVIMLGVYLKDNIWQKGDLTWVMQGGFFSKGHPPSWKYNLGEKFWYWLLFFAGLAVSGSGLLLDFPWLAERVQQLQLAHLIHGGSAVILIAVSLVHIYLGTIGVEGALEGMTQGYVDEKWAQEHHGWWAEEAMAEGEDVVEGAVQAGQPDNMPAE; via the coding sequence ATGAATAAGTCGATGAAAAAAAGACTGCCCTTCAAACGCCTGACCGTGATGGCGTGTTTCATGATGTTGTTTGTCTGGGTGTTTGCCGCTGGAATGACCGGGTCTTTTGATCTTAAGTCCCAGGCTTATGCGCAAACGAGTGGCAATGTTCCGGGAAAAACCCTGGGCAATCAGAGCGATTCTGATTTCTGGCGCCAGCTGCGTCGTGGCCAGCCTTTTGACCTTTCGGGCACCCCGGGCGGGATGCAGGTTCTTATTCAGACGCCGGGGGAAGAGTGGCGGTCATTAAGAAATGGCCCACTTTCCTACTGGGGCGGTCTATTAATCCTTGTGTCCCTGGTTTTTGTTATCGTGTTCTTCCTTGTTCATGGCCGCATCAAGATGACGGGTGGGCGAACGGGCAGGGCGGTTCCCCGGTTCTCGCAACCGGAACGATGGATACACTGGTTTATTGCCAGCCTGTTTATTCTGCTTGGTTTCAGTGGCCTGTTTGTGATGTTCGGGCGTTATGTGATTTCGCCGATCATCGGCAAAGACGCCTGGTCAGCCGTCGCCAGCGCCTCGATGCAAGCCCATAACCTGCTGGGCCCACTTTTTATTGTCGCCCTGGTCATCATGCTTGGCGTCTATTTGAAGGATAATATCTGGCAGAAGGGTGATTTGACCTGGGTGATGCAGGGCGGCTTCTTCTCCAAGGGGCATCCGCCAAGCTGGAAATACAATCTGGGCGAAAAATTCTGGTACTGGTTGCTGTTCTTTGCCGGGCTGGCGGTTTCGGGTTCAGGCTTATTGCTCGATTTCCCGTGGCTGGCGGAGCGCGTCCAGCAGTTGCAACTGGCGCACCTGATACATGGCGGGTCTGCGGTTATTCTAATCGCCGTCTCGCTTGTTCATATCTATCTGGGCACCATCGGTGTTGAAGGGGCGCTTGAAGGCATGACACAAGGTTATGTCGATGAAAAGTGGGCCCAGGAACATCACGGCTGGTGGGCCGAAGAGGCGATGGCTGAAGGCGAGGACGTTGTAGAAGGCGCCGTGCAGGCTGGTCAACCAGACAACATGCCAGCGGAATGA
- a CDS encoding 4Fe-4S dicluster domain-containing protein: protein MARMKFLCDAERCIECNGCVTACKNANEVPWGINRRRVVTINDGRAGERSISVACMHCSDAPCIAVCPVDCIYDTEQGVVLHSKDLCIGCGYCFYACPFGAPQYPQAGSYGSRGKMDKCTFCNGGPEEDFSLAEKTKYGANRLAAGKLPLCAEMCATKALLGGDGNEVSNIYRERVVSRGFGSGAWGWGTAYEKKGGG, encoded by the coding sequence ATGGCACGTATGAAATTTCTCTGTGACGCCGAACGCTGCATCGAATGTAATGGCTGTGTTACGGCTTGTAAAAACGCTAACGAAGTTCCTTGGGGCATCAACCGCCGCAGGGTCGTCACCATTAACGACGGCAGGGCGGGCGAGCGATCCATTTCGGTGGCTTGTATGCATTGCTCGGATGCACCGTGTATAGCGGTCTGTCCGGTTGATTGCATCTACGACACCGAACAGGGCGTCGTTTTGCATTCCAAGGATTTATGCATCGGTTGTGGTTATTGCTTCTACGCTTGCCCGTTTGGCGCGCCGCAATACCCGCAAGCCGGCAGCTACGGCTCGCGCGGCAAGATGGACAAATGCACCTTCTGCAACGGTGGCCCTGAAGAAGATTTCTCGTTGGCCGAAAAAACCAAATACGGCGCCAATCGCCTGGCCGCAGGAAAGCTTCCGTTGTGCGCAGAAATGTGCGCGACCAAGGCCTTGCTCGGTGGTGATGGCAATGAAGTCTCCAACATTTACCGGGAGCGTGTTGTGTCCCGCGGCTTCGGCTCGGGTGCCTGGGGTTGGGGAACGGCCTACGAGAAAAAAGGCGGAGGTTGA
- a CDS encoding molybdopterin-dependent oxidoreductase, with product MLIKKSNGTSKNSRLSQALAGSIGGAIDRRTFLRNSGLTAGGVALASAATLGHVQPAAAQATASKAKRIASVCTHCSVGCGVIAEVEDGVWTGQEPDFDSPINLGSHCAKGASVREHAHNERRLKYPMKLEGGKWKRVSWDEAIGEIGDKMLDIRKTSGPDSVYWLGSAKFSNEQSYLFRKFYAYWGSNNGDHQARICHSTTVAGVANTWGYGAMTNSYNDIHNSKAMFLIGSNPAEAHPVALQHLLKAKEQNNAALIVCDPRFTRTAAHADEYVRFRPGTDVALIWGILWHVFENSWEDKEFIRQRVWGLDQVRKEINKWTPEETERVTGVPGSQLKRVARIMANNRPGTFIWCMGGTQHTNGNNNTRAYCIMQLALGNMGKQGGGANIFRGHDNVQGATDFCILSHSLPGYYGLKTGSWKHWARVWETDYNWLKGRFATQKLMESKGIPVSRWIDGVLEKKDNIDQPDNVRAMVLWGHAVNSQTRLPEMKTAMEKLDLMVVIDPVPTFAAVIPDRKDGVYVLPACTQFETYGSVTASNRSLQWRDKVVEPVFESKPDHEIMYMFAKKLGMDKEMFKNIKVNGNEPFVEDITREFNRGMWTIGYTGQSPERMKKQMANKVTFDRTTLQARGGPCDGEYYGLPWPCWGTAEMGHPGTPVLYDPSKPVAEGGLTFRARFGVEKDGQNLLAEGSYSVGSEIKDGYPEFSMAMLKKLGWDKDLTAAEKAIMAKGVGDKSNWKTDLSGGIQRVAIKHGCAPFGNAKARTVVWTFPDPVPIHREPLYTPRRDLVPDYPTYKDTRNYRLPTLYESIQKQDFSKKFPTILTTGRLVEYEGGGDESRSNKWLAELQQEMFCEVNAVDANNAGIRDGQDMWLYSPEGGKVLIKAMITDRVAAGVCFMPFHFGGHWQGKDLRDKYPEGTDPYVLGEAANMCGTYGYDSVTQMQESKVTLCRIEAA from the coding sequence ATGTTAATTAAAAAATCAAACGGAACATCAAAGAATTCACGGCTCAGTCAGGCCCTTGCCGGATCAATCGGCGGGGCAATTGATCGACGCACGTTCCTGCGCAACTCCGGCCTGACGGCTGGTGGTGTGGCGCTGGCCTCTGCGGCGACACTGGGTCACGTTCAACCGGCTGCTGCCCAGGCCACGGCAAGCAAAGCCAAGCGCATTGCTTCGGTTTGCACCCACTGTTCTGTCGGCTGCGGCGTTATTGCCGAAGTTGAAGACGGTGTCTGGACCGGTCAGGAGCCGGACTTCGACAGCCCGATCAATCTTGGCAGCCACTGCGCCAAGGGTGCCAGTGTCCGCGAACATGCCCATAACGAGCGCCGCCTGAAATACCCGATGAAATTGGAAGGCGGCAAATGGAAGCGGGTTTCCTGGGACGAGGCAATCGGCGAAATCGGCGACAAGATGCTCGATATCCGCAAGACCTCTGGTCCTGATTCGGTTTATTGGCTGGGATCGGCCAAATTCAGTAACGAACAGTCTTACCTGTTCCGCAAGTTCTACGCCTACTGGGGTTCCAACAACGGTGATCACCAGGCGCGTATTTGCCACTCAACGACCGTCGCCGGTGTTGCTAATACTTGGGGCTACGGGGCGATGACCAACTCGTACAACGACATCCATAATTCCAAGGCGATGTTCCTGATTGGCTCCAACCCGGCCGAAGCCCATCCGGTTGCCTTGCAGCATCTTCTTAAAGCCAAGGAACAGAACAATGCGGCGCTGATTGTCTGTGATCCGCGCTTCACCCGCACCGCGGCCCATGCTGATGAATACGTCCGCTTCCGCCCCGGTACGGATGTTGCTTTGATCTGGGGTATTCTGTGGCATGTGTTCGAGAACAGCTGGGAAGATAAAGAGTTTATCCGCCAGCGCGTTTGGGGCCTGGACCAGGTTCGCAAAGAGATCAACAAATGGACACCTGAAGAAACCGAAAGGGTTACGGGCGTTCCGGGTTCGCAGTTGAAGCGCGTCGCCCGGATCATGGCCAATAACCGTCCCGGCACGTTCATCTGGTGCATGGGCGGCACCCAGCACACCAATGGTAACAACAACACCCGCGCTTACTGCATCATGCAACTGGCCCTCGGCAACATGGGCAAGCAGGGCGGTGGTGCCAATATTTTCCGTGGCCACGACAATGTTCAGGGGGCGACCGACTTCTGCATCCTGTCCCATTCATTGCCCGGTTATTACGGCCTTAAAACCGGTTCATGGAAGCACTGGGCGCGTGTCTGGGAGACTGATTACAACTGGTTGAAGGGCCGTTTTGCGACCCAGAAACTGATGGAATCAAAAGGCATCCCGGTATCACGCTGGATTGATGGCGTGCTCGAGAAAAAGGACAACATCGACCAACCCGATAACGTTCGGGCGATGGTGCTTTGGGGCCACGCGGTCAACTCGCAGACCCGTCTGCCGGAAATGAAAACGGCGATGGAAAAACTCGACCTGATGGTGGTCATTGATCCTGTACCAACTTTTGCTGCGGTCATTCCTGATCGCAAGGACGGGGTCTACGTCCTACCGGCCTGTACACAGTTCGAAACCTATGGTTCGGTGACAGCGTCAAACCGTTCCCTGCAATGGCGTGACAAAGTCGTTGAACCGGTTTTCGAATCCAAGCCCGACCATGAAATCATGTACATGTTTGCCAAGAAGCTGGGCATGGACAAAGAGATGTTCAAGAACATCAAGGTCAACGGTAACGAACCTTTTGTCGAAGACATTACCCGCGAATTTAACAGGGGAATGTGGACCATCGGTTATACCGGCCAGTCGCCGGAACGGATGAAAAAACAAATGGCCAACAAAGTCACCTTTGACCGGACCACCTTGCAAGCCAGAGGTGGCCCCTGCGATGGTGAGTATTATGGTCTGCCCTGGCCTTGCTGGGGAACGGCGGAAATGGGTCATCCGGGAACACCTGTTCTTTATGATCCGTCAAAACCGGTGGCCGAAGGTGGCCTGACTTTCCGGGCCCGCTTTGGCGTCGAAAAAGACGGTCAAAATCTTCTCGCCGAAGGATCTTATTCAGTCGGTTCGGAAATCAAGGATGGTTATCCTGAATTCTCCATGGCGATGCTCAAGAAACTGGGCTGGGACAAGGACCTGACGGCGGCTGAAAAGGCTATCATGGCCAAGGGTGTCGGTGACAAGAGCAACTGGAAAACCGACCTTTCAGGTGGTATCCAGCGCGTCGCTATCAAGCATGGTTGCGCACCGTTTGGAAATGCCAAGGCCCGTACCGTGGTCTGGACATTCCCCGACCCGGTGCCCATCCACAGGGAGCCCCTGTACACACCAAGGCGTGATCTGGTCCCTGATTATCCGACTTACAAGGATACCAGGAACTACCGTCTGCCGACCCTTTACGAGTCGATCCAAAAGCAGGATTTCTCGAAAAAGTTCCCGACCATCCTGACCACAGGCAGACTTGTTGAATACGAAGGTGGCGGCGATGAAAGCCGTTCCAACAAGTGGCTGGCCGAATTGCAGCAGGAAATGTTCTGTGAGGTTAATGCGGTCGATGCCAATAACGCCGGTATCAGGGACGGTCAGGATATGTGGCTTTATAGCCCTGAAGGCGGCAAGGTTCTGATCAAGGCGATGATTACCGATCGGGTTGCCGCCGGTGTTTGCTTTATGCCGTTCCACTTTGGTGGCCATTGGCAGGGCAAAGATCTAAGGGATAAATATCCCGAAGGCACGGATCCATACGTTCTTGGTGAAGCGGCCAATATGTGCGGCACCTACGGTTATGATTCGGTGACGCAAATGCAAGAATCCAAAGTGACACTTTGTCGCATCGAAGCAGCATAA
- a CDS encoding twin-arginine translocation signal domain-containing protein, with translation MTKKKTEIKSERLPRREFLKGAALSAGAAAVAAVGTAPKVSEAAESKTSATGGYQETDHVRTYYSLARF, from the coding sequence ATGACGAAGAAGAAAACCGAAATCAAATCAGAACGGTTGCCCAGACGTGAATTCCTTAAAGGCGCCGCCCTGTCGGCTGGCGCTGCCGCAGTTGCCGCGGTCGGCACCGCACCGAAGGTCAGCGAAGCTGCCGAATCGAAGACTTCAGCTACTGGCGGTTATCAGGAAACCGACCATGTCCGCACGTACTATTCCTTGGCCCGGTTCTAG